The DNA window CTTCGCAGGTGAAAGGTTCACATAACCTGGACTGTGTACTTGATCGCTGATGGGCCATTCTGGATAAGATACGACTTCTTGGTAAGATCGAAATGTTAATAGCAATAACAACCTGGAAGTCAGTAACCAGTCAACAACTGTGAGGTTATGCCGGCAGAGGTACTGCCAAAGTACAGCGTCCTCTGTAAAAGGCTAAATGAATGCGGAGACGAGATGCATCGTTGCTACAGTAGGAGGTACAACCACAAGTAACTGCTGGTAGGAGGTCACGAGGAGGGGCACCGTCAAACCCCACCAAGGCTCTTAAAACGGCATCCTTTCCATTAACGATTCAACGTCTTATGCCGCGCTCCATAATATGTGCGTGCATCCAGACCAGCCTTTACTCCCAGTTGTAATATCGCCCACAcagaagcaagcaagaaAGCAACAAGTGACCTCTGAGCCAAAAACAGCTAACCCGGAACCGGAATAACTCGCGTCTTACATAATCCCACTCCAAAGCCTCTCATCCCGCCATGGCCCAAAAGGTGCAGCTGAACAGGCTAGAAATGGAGCCTCTGCAGGGGGGAACGTTTCCAAgttcagcctcagcctttAACGCTTCGCGACGCGCCGGAGTCGtcgcttttttctttttggctcCTCCAAcgcaagaagctgccgccaCGATACAAGAAACATCCCCGGAGTCTCTGACTTTTTGCATCCACAGTTGCATAATTGTCGTCGCATAATTCTGAATTTTTCattgatttgattttttttacttttttcgGCTTCGTCATTGCGGCTTCTCGCATACAAAAAGCTGCGgccttgttctttgcttGCCCCCCCTTGTCGAACGGCCAACCAAACCAACacaaaaacacaaaacatAGCAACGCAGATTTCCTCTTTGTGTCGACTCCAACAGCAGGTGCTGCAGCGCATCTACAAACAATTTTTACAATGGCCGACTGGTCGAAGCTCAAAGTCGTCGACCTTAAAGCCGAGCTGAAGAGCCGTGGCCTGCCTTATGCAGGGCTAAAGGGGGAGCTGATTGCTCGATTGGTCGCCGCCGACGAGGAGGCAGCGCAacaggaggaagaaaatccggaagaagaggagaagccaCGAGaaccagagccagagccagaggtTCAGCCGGAGCAACAAGTTCAGCCCGAGATCCAACCAGAGGCGCAGCCAGAGGCACCCACAGAGACAGTGACTGTCGAGACACAGAATGCCGAAGCCGCTCCAGAACCAGCCGCGGCGAAGCCTCCCTCACCCATCAAGGAACGCGACCCGACTCCCGATGACAAGGCCGACGCTGTCAAAGAGGCTCAGCCTGcgcagcaggaggagcacAATGAGCCTACAACCGCagctgagcctgagccagcCGCGCCAGTCGCTGAGATTCCTTCTGAAGCTGCAAAAAGCGATGACACTGTTCAGGGCGGTGAGGCAGCGACCAGCAGTCTTCCGCCGGCTGAAGTGACTCCAGCTCCCCTCGAACAAGTtacttcttcgtcctccCCCAAACCCGAAGAACGGTCAACTGCACAGGCTTCCATCGAACCGACACCAGAAGCCCAGAAGCGCAAGCGACGCTCGCACAGCCCTCTGCCCACCGAAGAAGACATAGCCCGAAAGCGCGCACGCTCTGACACGACTGCAAACGGCGACGAGATTCATGCCACGGCCGAAGCGAACGAAGCCGATGTTGATATGACCGATGCTGGCGCGCCTGATATCACGCCACAGACGGTCGACAAGGGTGAATCTGCTACCAAGGTTATCCAAGATTCGCGTAAAGAGTCGCCTTCACCAGTCGCCCTCGCTCCACCTGTTGAGATGGAATTTGAAAGAGACATAGAGCCGGCGGTGCACACTCCCACTGCCGCCCTCTACATCAGCAATCTCATGCGCCCCTTGCGCGATGTCGACATTCTTGAGCATCTTGGTAAGCTGGCGTCTACATCCAGCGCAGATTCAGGGCAAGACCGCATTGTCAAGTTTTATCTGAACTCAATCCGCACCCATGCATTTGCTGTCTTTGATACGGAGCTGTCTGCCACTCGGGTTCGCGCCGCGCTGCATAAATGCGTCTGGCCAAACGAAAGCAATCGCAAGGCACTTTCGGTCGACTATATCCCTCCCGGAAAAGTGGATGAATGGATTGACGTAGAAAAAGCTGGCGGAGCACGGTCTTCTTCCCGCTGGCAGGTGGTATACAGACCTGGGCCAGATGGTTTCGAAGCTGTGTTGGAATCCGGATCTGTATCGAAAGCAAGACCAACTGagccaccacctccatccAACATTGGTGCCGATAGTACCAATGCCATCCCCATTGGTCCTCGAAGCCACCGTGAACGTGAGCGAGAGCGGGATCGTGATCGTGGCATGATGCCTCCACCACCCACGGGGCCAAGAGGTGGGCGaccaggagcaggagcaggagcaggaccCGGTGGCCGACTCAGTATCAGTCCCCTGGACCATGTCGTGGAGAAGACTCACTCTCTGCCTCCCATCTCATACCAGATGGTCTCTGAGGATCTCGCCCGCAGCCGCTTGGACAAGATGCGAGGCCACTACACTCGCGACAAGTCCCGTGATTTTGGACGGGAAATCAACCGCTATTCCTTTGAAAATGGAGACGTCTTTGTAGACCGCGGCAAAGAGGTTTTCGAGGGAATCCGACCTCCTCACCGTGAAGGAGATCGCCgtggtggaggcggcggcggcggacgAGGAGTTCGTTCGCAAGGCCGAAGAGGACCGCCGCCACCTTTCCGACAGAGGAGtgataggtacctacctggcgctggcggcggcgctggctcAAGCTACCGTTCTGGAGGTGGACGACGCAGAGACGGTGACGATGACCGATTATCAAGACGCGACGATTCTAGGGATAGGGATTATAGagaccgccgccaccgctaAGGAACGCGATTGTTTACgattattttcttcttttaatgGATGTCATCTGTCgactcttcttttcaacCGATACTTTTCGGGGATTTCCTCGTTTTAATAGGAGAGGCATCATTGGAATTTTCTcatgttcttctcttctcttgagAGATTTTTTATTCCAATATTTTCTATTTCgtgttctttttctttatgAAAAAGCCTTTTAATTCTCGtctcttttatttcctttctttttttcttccctttttttttttttttttttttttttttttttcacttgaTTCCGAATTTGAGATGTGAGCGAGAGACATTTGAGGCTATATCGGAAACCATACAGGGCTGCCAACGGCTTTTATTCATGAGATGAGACAGGAACAGGGATATGCACAGGATAGGATAGGACAAGGCCAGGAATTGGCACGGATGGGATTGGCACTCGAAAGGAACACGATTCTGGACCCGGGCAAGAAGGGAGAGTGAGCATTATGACTACTGGACGGCATTTGTATCATTGTAGGATACTGTATTATTGTGTATACTATGTATGACAAGATACCACTATCATATTCAGTCTTGCAGTGCCTGGCTGTGAAGTGTATGACTGAAAGAGAGGCTCAGATGGAGACTGATGGACTTTACGCAATGGAACATGGAGACTGAAAATTATTGATAATTGtaattgtttttttttttttttcaaattaTGCTGgtatttaaatttataagtaaagcCACAAAAAAAATACGATCTGATTTTCCCTGATactgaaaaaaagaaaacgcctAAAATCCCCCAACTCTACATCTTTCCCTCCCCGACCCAGCTTCATGCCAGTTTCGTTGTTTAGGCAAAGCCAACAAGAGGAGTAGGCTCAACACCGACACGCTCCTTGCTCAGAACGTCAAGGATGTACTGGCTGGGCCGGTTATCCTTGAAGACGTGCTGAGCGCTCTTGGCGGCGCGGACGTTCTCGAGGTACTTCTCGAAGAGGTATGAGCTGTCCATTGGGCCACCCTTGGCCTCGGGGTGGAACTGGGTAGAGAAGATGGGGCGGGTGCGGTGCATCATTCCCTCGTTGCTGCCGTCGTTGAGGTTGACAAAGTACTCCTTGAAGTCGTTGGGCAGCGAGCTGGAGTCGACGGCGTATCCGTGGTTCTGAGATGTGATGTGGCACTGGCCGGTGGTCAAGTCCAGGGCAGGGATGTTGTGGGCTCGGTTGCCGTACTTCATCTTGATGGTCTTTGCGCcgacggccatggccagaagCTGGTGGCCGAGACAGATTCCCatgatggggatgggagACGTCTCCATCAGGCGGGCGAGGTTGTAGACGGTCTCCTGGCAGTGGATTGGGTCGCCGGGGCcgttggagatgaagacacCGTCAAAGTGGTGGGCAACCTTGTGGATCGGGTAGTTGTAAGGGAAGACGGTGAGCGAAGCACCACGGCTGACCAAGCTGCGGAGGATGTTCTCCTTGACACCGCAGTCGATCAGAGCAATGTGGAGGTCAGCGTTGGGAGACTCAACCACAAAGGGAGCCTTTGTGCTGACGCGCTTGACCAGGTTGATCTGGCCAGGGTCGACAAAgccttcgtcctcgtcggcatCGTACTCGTCGCCAACGGAGATCCTAGCGAGGGAGGAACCCTGCTCTCGGAGAAAGGTGACAATGGCTCGAGTATCGACGCCGGAGATGGCGGGAACACCCTCACGGGCACACCAGTCGCTCAGACTCTCGACGGCGGTCCAGTGGCTATATTGAAGGGCGACATCGGAAACAACAACACCGGCACATTGAATGTGAGGAGATTCAAAGTACTTCAAAAGGTTGTACTGGTCACGCTCACTAGAGGGAACGCCGTAGTTGCCAATCAGGGGCTGGGTGAAGACGAGGATTTGGCCACGGTAAGAGGGGTCGGTCATGGATTCGGGGTAGCCGACGAGAGAAGTGGTGAAGACGGCCTCGCCAGAgatgttggtgttggcaCCAAAGGCCTTGCCTCGGAAAACGGGGCCATCCTGTTGAAACGTTGATGTTAGCACATTTTCCACAATCACCAGATTGTCCATGTAGTCTAAATGGCGCATCTTACTCGGATGGTAAAAGTGGCCGGCAGAGAAGCCCCGTTTTGAGCAGTCTGGAAAGGCACAGTCTTTCCCTTTGTGCTGCTGGCAAGAGTCTGGCCAGACACAAATCGGGCCTGGAAAGCAACTCGGCGAGTGGAGCCCGCGGCAGCAGTGGCCGTTTTCTGGGCAAAATTGGCCGCCAGCTTGGAGAACATGGCAGCGGTTTATTCGGAAATTGGTTGTAGTTTGTCTTGGTCACGGGTGGTAGAAGCAGTAATCAGTTGTTGGGGGAGCTGTTTTAAGCTGACAAGGCCCTCCACAGGTGGTCTATGTGAAGCTTGTTAGACGGCATCATGAGGGGGGGTGAGTCATGGTAACACGAACCAGAGAGATAGTCCTGTAGAAACGATAAAGTTAGCATTTTTGTTTCTAGACGAATTGGAACGAATAATTGTCGAATTGAAGCAGACGAGCAAGCAATACACGCTGCCTAACCCGGAATACGGAAATGGACATTGAGTGTAGAGGGCACGTGGGGTAATTGTATcagccgcaaaaaaaaaagagtcacATACCTGAGAAGTGAATTCCGACGGGCGCCCGTTCATAAGGGCGGATTAAGAAATTGTAGGTTGACGATGTAAGAACGAGGCGCGAGGCACTCTGAGATGGATTGACAAAGTTGATTGAATTGAATGCGTGATGCACAAGGTGCGGTTGGACTGATGACTCTTCTGActgatggagagagaagaagaagagaggaaaaaggaaaagaagaagttggaaAAAAGGGTGCATCGGAGGGGTCAGATTATAACAAGTTTAGTGccatatctttttttttttcgcgcTCAAGAGATAATGACCAACGCCGAATTCCCGGCAATTGGTTGGCTGGAGACGTCGCTAGTGGGCTTTTGACGTGCTGAAAGGAGGGGCAGCTTGGCC is part of the Trichoderma atroviride chromosome 1, complete sequence genome and encodes:
- a CDS encoding uncharacterized protein (MEROPS:MER0060647~BUSCO:EOG092D1YHF), yielding MFSKLAANFAQKTATAAAGSTRRVAFQARFVSGQTLASSTKGKTVPFQTAQNGASLPATFTIRDGPVFRGKAFGANTNISGEAVFTTSLVGYPESMTDPSYRGQILVFTQPLIGNYGVPSSERDQYNLLKYFESPHIQCAGVVVSDVALQYSHWTAVESLSDWCAREGVPAISGVDTRAIVTFLREQGSSLARISVGDEYDADEDEGFVDPGQINLVKRVSTKAPFVVESPNADLHIALIDCGVKENILRSLVSRGASLTVFPYNYPIHKVAHHFDGVFISNGPGDPIHCQETVYNLARLMETSPIPIMGICLGHQLLAMAVGAKTIKMKYGNRAHNIPALDLTTGQCHITSQNHGYAVDSSSLPNDFKEYFVNLNDGSNEGMMHRTRPIFSTQFHPEAKGGPMDSSYLFEKYLENVRAAKSAQHVFKDNRPSQYILDVLSKERVGVEPTPLVGFA